The genome window AGCTGACAGTAATTCACAGATAGGAGGTATAATTACTTTATACCAACAGATTTCATCTGGTTCCTTTTGGTAGCTTTTCCTAGCTTTGGTGTACTATTTTTTCTTAGCGTGGTCATTACGTTTTTTCTGTCTCATTTCACGGTATTACACATAACTATACTTACTAACTTTAAAGGGGAAcgtggcaactatttcaacgtaataaacccgtttagaaatcatttggatggttaaatgacctgttccggtgaaaatggtgactccccgctgcgcctagcgtcctcaggcgaaaaaccaaccttgcaacattgagactaccgtcccggaaagagaagtgagaaacaagaaactagttttaaatcgtgtttcttaccttgtaacatccacatagttctgccaaacttatgctaaccgttcgctagcttgtaaacaaatccatgtgctttatcgttaccatttcccagtttgaaatagcataatgcacaatttctccagcagagggggaaatcctgccaagttttcctttaatgtttggatttcttTATATGGTATGTGTGGAGTTAATGGTGAAAATGTCATGTGAATAACCTCATCAGAAATATTCTTATTGAAAAAATGTTGACACGCTCAATACTGTAAATAAGAATATAAATTCTCACTCTCATAATATGACAACAAAATCAGACTTTATTCAGAGTTCAGAGGTTATCGGTAGAGACTATGAACTGCTTTATTCGAAACTCAAGCATGTTTGTTTGCTGAATAAAACTTTATTACAGAAGCATCTAAAACACATTGTGCTACACTTTCACAATGATAGATGAGAAATGCTTTAGCACTCAAGTTCAAAATCTATATTGGAACTTATGCCTCACTAATATTGTTAAGTCTTTATATATTGGGGCCTACGCCTTAGATTGTTAATTATATTAAATGTTACACTCCAATACTTAGTTAATTTCTTTGTGAATTAAAATCTTtgattctcattctctctccgaGTCTTTCTGGGAGTAATGGATATACCAAGCATATCTGATTCATGCAGAAAGCTTTGCCAAATCACTAGCTGAAGCTGTTTAAGAATGATCATGTGGAAGGGTCGCCCTGTGGAAGCCtacagtctttttttctcacacaACCAACGTTGTGACTTAGAGCACACATCATCATTCCAGTTGTGGAAATCTGATCTAGATCTGATCTCAGCACAGTCCTCCTCTCCAACGTAGTTATTTGGCTGACCTTTATCCCAAAACCTAAAACAACATGGAAGCACAACAGTTTCAGTAGACAATGTGCATCATCAGCTGCATAAAAAATGAGTCTGACTGGACATTACTTTTTAAGTAGATTAGCCTCACCCATCAGTGAGGGCCTTGCCGTCTACCCATTTCCACACTCCATCCTTTTCCATTAGCCCGATCCAGTATTCATTTTGTATTTTGGTCAGAAATTCCTACATGACAAAGAAATGTGTCCTAACTTACACAAGATGTTTAACAAAGATGTAGCCTAGGCTGGGGTTGGACTAGAAAGACAAGAAGTTTCAGTCAGTGGTTATATGCTCCATTGATTCTGGTTCAAAAAGACTGAGGTCTAATGGCCTTTAAAGAGCCACCTTCATCAGAAACATAtggcagggctctacactaacatttttttccaggagcacttgtgcgcccaagtaaaaaaaaattaggagcacagacaaaaatttgggcgcacagtcacttctgtacttaacttacacataatctaacattacactgcagctaacagttaaacatgccagtgcaccaattgcgaatattaagaatgagaacatttaggctacaggaaacaggattttaaagatcagtgcctactttattttcagtctgttctattttcctacattttgttaatgtaaaataatataatacattgccatatttgcatttagcctgtatatcaagtatcctgacaaatgtaggctaatttatttatttgtgaatccatctgtagctaatccaaatatgcccatggtgacctatctgactgcatactgcctaatactactactaaaacagtccattatctcttccacaaaacccaacataggctatcaaggatatatttttttatccttttattttttatttgaaatatctgcattgatgggggcagtaggcaaacgttaggcctactttcgttttgcacttcagcttgtattcggtgtaaacaaacaagcatgcgtggaagcctggagttgtcagtagcgttct of Alosa sapidissima isolate fAloSap1 chromosome 1, fAloSap1.pri, whole genome shotgun sequence contains these proteins:
- the LOC121706646 gene encoding asialoglycoprotein receptor 2-like isoform X2; the protein is MFTEACLEIVLLKSMPWSIKSSLFPFNSVRHLQDGWIFFASSLYYLSTERRSWDEARKDCIYRGATLVIINNRDEQEFLTKIQNEYWIGLMEKDGVWKWVDGKALTDGFWDKGQPNNYVGEEDCAEIRSRSDFHNWNDDVCSKSQRWLCEKKRL